A single region of the Fusobacterium sp. SYSU M8D902 genome encodes:
- a CDS encoding rhodanese-like domain-containing protein, with the protein MFNLSFNVDGKELSYQIITQEKAKELMEINSDYIILDVRSDWEFENGRIKGALNLPNEDIGHEDIKMLPDKEKMIFVYCRSGHRSKQAASKLAILGYKNIYEFGGIITWDGEIER; encoded by the coding sequence ATGTTTAATTTATCGTTTAATGTCGATGGAAAAGAGTTATCTTATCAAATTATTACCCAAGAGAAGGCTAAAGAGTTAATGGAGATAAATAGTGACTATATCATATTGGATGTTAGAAGTGATTGGGAGTTTGAGAATGGACGTATAAAAGGTGCGTTGAACCTACCTAATGAAGATATAGGACATGAAGATATAAAGATGTTGCCAGATAAAGAGAAGATGATATTTGTCTATTGTCGTAGTGGGCATAGAAGTAAACAGGCAGCAAGTAAATTAGCTATATTAGGATATAAAAATATATATGAGTTTGGAGGAATTATTACTTGGGATGGTGAGATAGAAAGATAA